The Pyxidicoccus sp. MSG2 DNA segment GAGTGATGCGGCCCAGGTACTCCAGCGTCTTCACCACGCCGATGGTGCCGTGGCCGCACATGCCCAGGTAGCCGACGTTGTTGAAGAAGATGACGCCCGCGACGCAGGAGGGGAGGGTGGGGGGACACAGCAGCGCGCCCACCATGACGTCCGAGCCACGAGGCTCGCAGACGATGGCCTTGCGAAAGGCGTCGAACTGCTCCCGGAAGCGCTCGCGCAGGGTCGCCATGTCGCCCGTTCCCAGCTCCGGTCCCCCGTCGGTGACGACGCGGGTGGGCTCGCCGCCGGTATGGCTGTCGATGACACGAATGCGCCGCATGCTGACTCTCCCTCCGAACCTCTCGAAGGCTACCCTAGGAACCCCGGAGCGCGGTTTCTTGAGGGTTCCGCGCACGGCGGCGAAGGAATCGCGCAAATGCAGCCCCAGGCCACGACAGGCCCTGAGTAGCGCGGCGCGCCACAGATCCACGCGAGCCGTAACCCGCGGCGTCACACGGAGTCGGCGCTTCGGGTGTGGCACGAGCGCGACACAGAGAGAGCTCTGCCGTGGGCCGTCATGGCGCGACGGGTGCATCGCGCGCGGCCGCGTTCGCAGGGTCCTTCTGTCCGGCCTTGCCGCGCCTGGCGGAGTCAGTCGTGCCATTCCCAAGGCGGTGAGTCGTTGCCGCCCGGCCCTCCGCTCGCCTCATCCAACTGAAGTCATCCCCTCTCATCGACACGGAGGTCGTTGATGTCGTTGTCCAAGTTCGCAGCAGGGAAGTGGTTGTTGTTGTGCGGAGTGCTGGGTGGGGCCGTGGCGCTGGGGGGCGCCTGTGGCTCGCCCGAAGCAGAGGTCGAGCTGCAAGCGCAGGAGTCACAGTCGCTCATCGCCTGTAATCGCGTCGTGGGCGCCACCACCATCTGCGGCACGGTCACCAACGCGTCGGGCGCGGCCATTGCCGGGGCGCAGGTGAATCTCCAGGGCGTCCTGACGACCACCGCCTCGGACGGCTCGTTCTCCGTCACCTCCGCGTCGCTGACTCCGGGCGCGCCGCTGACCATCAGCGCGGTGGGCTACATGCCGCACGTCGGCGCCGTCACGCGAGACGTCCTCGGGGCCCGCTTCACGTTGCAGACGCTGTACCGGCAGACCTTCTCGGGAGGCATTGTCACCGTCACGGACCCTCGCAGTGGCGCGGGCATCCGGGTGGACCTGGGCAAGCTGGCGAGCACCACCGGGCAGACCATCGTCTCGCCCTTCACGGTAGGCGTGCGCTACATCGACACGGGCCTGCTGGCGATGCCGGGGGCCGACGGTGCCATCAACCTGTCCGGCCAGCCTGTCTTCCTGGAGACGCGCGGCGCCATCTACACCGAGGTCCGTGACGCGGCAGGGCGCCTGCTCAAGCTCGCCGCCGGGACGACCGCCCAGGCGTTCATCCCCATCGCCGGGAGCATGAACGCGTCCTCTCCGGCGAGCATCGCCCTGTGGTCCATGCCCGTGGGCAGCAACCAGTGGCGCCAGCAGCCGGCCACGGCCTCGAAGACGACCAACCCGTCCCGGTGCACTGTCGGCCAGGCCCCCGCGTGCAGCGCGGACCAGTGCGACCCGGCCGCCACGAACCGCTACACGGGCAACACCAACGAGATTGGCTTCATCAACGCGGACATCGAGAAGGTCAACCCCGCGTGCATCCGGATCGTGCTGAACGCCGCCGCGCTGCCGCCCGGCACCCCGCTGCCCGTCTGCCTGGACCTGGAGATTGCCATTCCTGGCGGCGGCACGCAGACGCGCACCGTGTGCGTGGGGGACGGCACGGACGTCATGTACAACCTGCCCCCCAACGCCAACATCACCGTGCGCCAGGCGACGGGCTATGGCTGCCCGCCCCCGCCGAGCACCAGCCTGGTCGTCAACACGGGCGCTCCATGGGGCGGCACTGGCGTGCCCGCTCCGGCTCAGTGCAACGGCGTGCTGACGCTTCCGCCGCTGCCGTGAGCCCGGCCCGTGGGCGGCGCTTCCTGGCGTCGCCCATGGGTGAGGTGTGGCGCCCCTGGGGTGCTGGAGCCCGACCAGGGCCAAGCACCGACGGGGGCGTCACGAAGCACTGCCGGAATCGGCGCTCGGAGTGAGCTGCTGCAGGTCCAACTCCTCCAGGTCGAGCTCCTGCTCGACGCGCTGGAAGGCCGCATCGCCGATGGTGCCGTCCGCCCGCAGCGCGAGGAGCCGCTGCCGCTCCGCCGAGGTGGCCCTGCGCACGATGGCCACGTCGGCGTCGGGCGTGGGACCTTCAACAGTGGCAGCCCCGTGCGGCACGCTGACGCCGCCGGCCAGCTCCGCCTGGGCTCGCCGGAGCATGACCTCGTAGCGGCGGCGCAGCAGCCCCGACATCTCGTCGCCGTCGCCCGGCTGCTCGGACGTGGCCGAGAGCGCGGCGCGCAACGTCTCGACACGGGCGAGCCGGACCTCCCGCTCCACCGAGCCGTCGTCCTCGAGGCGGAGCATGCTCATGAGGGGCCGCAGCGACATTCCCTGCACGACCAGCGTCCCGAGCACGACGGCGAATGCGGTGAAGAGAATCAGGTCGCGGTAGGGGAACGCAGCCCCGTCAGCCCCGCCGGCCGGAAGCGCGAGCGCCGCGGCGAGGGTCACGATTCCTCGCATGCCGCACCAGCCGACGACCGCGGCGGCGCCCCTCGACAGACCCACCTTGTCCTGGTGCCCGGGCGCGCGGCCCGGCGCCGGACGACTGCACCACCAGCGACTGAACGCAGCGGCGGCCGACACCCATGCGATGCGCGCGACAATCGTCGCGGTGCACACCGCGGCCGCGATGCCGGAGTACTCGAGGAGCGTGCGCGAGTCGATGCGGCCCAGGATGCCCTTCAGCTGGAAGCCGACGAGGATGAAGGCGAGCACGTTCAGCACGAAGACGGCGAACTCCCAGACCGCATACGACGGGATGCGGATGCGGGCCGGGATGATGTCCGCGACGCGGCGGGAGGTCACCATCGCGAAGACGACGACGGTGAGGATGCCGGAGAGGTGGAGCCGCTCCGCGAGCAGCCAGACGGCGAACGTCCCGCAGAACTGGACGACGACCGCGATGGAGACGTCCTGGATCCGCGCGGTCACCCGGATGACCACACTCGACAGCACGAACGCGAGCACCACGCTGCCCACGGTGACGACGAAGAGCATCGGGATGGCGCTCGCTGGCGACATCGTCCCCGCGAGCGCCGCCCCGACGGCGAGGCGGTAGACCAGGAGCGCGCTCGCGTCGTTGAACAGACTCTCGCCCTCGAGGATGACGAGGAGCCGATGCGGCGGGCGGAGCTGCTTGAGCACGGCGGTCGCGGCCGCCGCGTCCGGAGGCGCCACGATTGCGCCGAGTGCGATGGCGACGGCCCAGGGCATGTCCGGCACGAGCAGGCGGGCCACCAGCGCGACGGCGGCGATGGTGAGCCCGACGGCGCCGATGGCGAGGCCGGCGACGGTCCGCCAGTTCGCCCAGAGGTCACGCGGGGATGAATCGAACGCGGCGTCCAGCAGCACCGGCGCGACGAAGAGCGTGAGCGCGAGCTCAGGGTCCAGGACCAGCGTCGGCGTGCCGGGGACGAGCGCCAGACCCGCACCGGCGAGTGCCACCATCGCGGGGTAGGGGACCCCGATGCGCTTGGAGAGCGCGGTGAGGCCCGCACCGGCGAGCAACAGGGCGATGATGATCTCGAAGACGTGCATCCGGGATGACCTCTGCGACCGCGTGGTGTTTGCCGCACCTTACGCCACGCTCAGAGCCCGGTCGTTCTCTCAAGGTGCTCGGGATAGCGAGCCCCCTGCACGGTGATCTTCGAGGCGGCGCTCGTGATCTCACCGAGGTCGTCAGGCGTCAGTTCGACGTTGGCTGCTTCGAGGTTCTCCTCCAGGCGGTTCAGCTTCGTAGTGCCCGGGATGGGGACAATCCACGGCTTCTGGGCAAGGAGCCATGCCAGAGCAATCTGGGCAGGGGTCGCCTTCTTCCGTTCCGCGACCTTGCCCAGCAGCTCGACGAGAGTCTGATTGGCTTTGAGTGCCTCGGGCTTGAAGCGTGGAAGGCTGTTGCGGAAGTCACTCTTGTTGAAGCTGGTCTGCTCGTTCATCTTGCCCGTCAGGAAGCCCTTGCCCAGAGGGCTGAAGGGAACAAACCCGATGCCGAGCTCTTCGAGGGTCGGCAACACCTCTGCTTCCGGGCCTCGTGTCCACAGCGAGTATTCGCTCTGGACCGCGGTGACCGGCAGGACCGCGTGGGCGCGCCGGATTGTCTTTGCTCCAGGCTCGGAAAGGCCGAAGTGCTTGACCTTGCCTTCCTGGATCAGGTCCTTCACCGCTCCCGCGACGTCTTCGATTGGAACGGCCGGGTCGACACGGTGCTGGTAGAACAAGTCGATGGTGTCGATCTTGAGTCGCTTGAGGGAGGCCTCGGCGACCTGCTTGATGTGCTCGGGCCGGCTGTCCATCCCTGCCTGCCGCCCGTTGGAGTCGAGCTTGAACCCGAACTTGGTGGCGATCACCACCTGCTTGCGGAAGGGAGCGAGGGCTTCGCCCACGAGCTCTTCATTCGTGAACGGGCCGTAGACCTCGGCGGTGTCGAAGAAGGTGACGCCCCGCTCGACGGCCGCCCGGATCAAGGCGATTCCCTGCTGCTTGTCTACGGCCGGGCCGTAGCCAAAGCTCAATCCCATGCAGCCGAGTCCGAGGGCCGAGACTTCTAGATTGCTCTTTCCAAGTTTGCGCTTCTGCATTGCTTGTCTCCTTCGTGTTTGAGCCAGCAATCTCACCTCATCCGCGAGGCTCGTCGCTGTGCAGGATTCAGGGCTGACTCTTCGCCAGCAGCTCCTTGGCGCGCGAGATGGCCGACATGGCGTTGGGCCAGCCGACGTAGAACGCCAGGTGGGTGATGAGCTCGACGAGATCCTCCTGCGTCACGCCGTTTTCGATGGCTCGCGGGAAGTGGAAGGCCATCTGCTCGGTCTTGCCGGTTGCCACGAGCGCCGCGCAGGTAATCAGGCTGCGGTCGCGCTTGGAGAGCTGGGGCCGCTCCCAGACGTCGCCGAACAGCACGTCGTCAGTGAGCTCGACCAGCTTCGGCGCGAAGTCGCCGAGGGCCTTCTGTGCGGCGGTGACAGGCTTTTTATTATCCATGTGTGTGTTCCTCACGGCCGGCCGAGGTACTGAGCGTCGCTGACCTTCTCCATCCATTCGACGGCCTTGCCGTCGACGTTTTCCTGGATGGCGATATGGGTCATCGCGGTGTTGGGTGAGGCGCCATGCCAGTGTTTTTCACCGGGCGGGGTCCAGACGACATCCCCTGGCCGGAGCTCCTGGATGGGTCCGCCCCAACGCTGTACCCGGCCGAAGCCAGCCGTTACGACCAGGGTCTGCCCGAGCGGATGGGTGTGCCACGCGGAGCGGGCACCGGGCTCGAACGTGACGTAGGCGCCGGAGGTGCGGGAGGGCGCGTTCGCCTGGAACAGGGGGTCGACGCGGACGGAGCCAGTGAAGTTCTCGGCAGAGCCCTTGCTGGAGGGCTGCGAGCCGCTTCGCGTGATGCTCAGTCCCTGCGGGTTCTCGCGTGACGCGGCCGGGGGGGCGCCCGCCCCCTTGGCGGCCCCTCGTTGGTTTGTCTGGGCGAACGCTGGAGCCAGCAGGGCGAGCGACCCGACGGTCGCGGTGAGCAGTTTCATCTTCCATCCTCCGGTTCAGTGACGCGTGTTCACGGCGCGTGGTCAGGGACAGCCGGTCTCCGAGGGGTATCCTGGATCGACCCAACAAGAGATACGGCTCGGCACCCCGGAGGACTAGGTGCCGGCACGACAACGGGCCTTTAAGCCCTGCTTGATAATGAGGCGCGGCATCCTCAAGGGCGGCGAGCGCCGCCGAGAGGGCGGCCGGGCAACGCCTCACCTTCTGGGGAATGTCCCGTGGCCTCGAAGGGACTCTCGCGATGCAGACGGCTTATCTCTCGCAGTTTCAGTAGTCCTCGCCGAGTCCCGACTGCGCAGCTTCAGCGGCGCGTGAGCTAGCCGTCTCCACAGCTGCGGTCAGCCATGCGGTTCGGCACTTCGAGGAGAGGCTGCGCGTGGTGCTGCCCACCGTTCGTGTGCGTCACCCGAGGGTGGAGGTGGAGGTCGTCATCGAGGACGGCTTCGTGGAGCACGTCTTCGAGTCGGCCGTGGAGGAGAAGCTGCGCACCGGGCGGCTGCGGCGGGTGCCCGAGTCCTACGCGCCCACCGTCTCCGGCTTCTTCCTCTACTTCCCCAGCCGTGCACAGCGCTCCGCACTGCTACGCCTCTTCGTCGAGACGATCAGGGCGCTGGCGGTGATGAAGGGGATCAAATAGTTCCCCAAAGGCGCCTTATCGGACATCGCTAGAATCGACCACTGTCGGTCCGAACGCGCGTATCTGGACGCTGCGGTCTGCCGACGTGGGCCCAGCCACGAACTGGGTGCCCGTCTTCTGAGGCGCCCAGTTCATGGCTTCATTTCCTAGTCCCGGCACCTGCGCTGGTGCAAGACGCTGCGTGGTCGTACCGTCCGTCTGGTTACCCAATCCCTGCACCTGCACCGGCGGCCATGGTGAAGTTGGAGCCAAAGGCAATGGCCGCAACACCTGTTATTAGAGCAAGGAGAGCGTGGGCGTGGTGGTGTAGAGGGTGTCCCCCCCATTGCCGAGCTGGCCGTAGGCGTTGGAGCCCCAGGCCCACCCCACGCCGTCCGAGCGCAGCGCCAGGGAGTGGGCGGCGTTCACAAGTGAGTGGGAGCAGCTCACGGCTACGCCCATCGCACCGCTCAGCCCTTGCACCTGCACAGGCACTTTGCGGGTGGACGTCGTCCCGTCCCCCAACTGACCGGAGGCGTTGGTGCCCCACGCCCACACCGTGCCGTCCGAACGCACCGCCAGCGAGTGGGCGTCGCCCGCGGCCACGCGCACCCCCCCGGTCAGCCCTTGCACCTTCCCAGGCACCAGGCGGGTGGTGATCGTCCCATCCCCCAGCTGGCCGGAGGAGTTGGCGCCCCACGCCCACACCGTGCCGTCCGAGAGTACCGCCAGCGAGTGGAGGTAGCCCGCGGCCACGGCCACCACCCCGCTCAACCCCGGCACCTGCACCGGCAGCGTGCGCCTGGTCGTGGTGCCATCCCCCAACTGGCCGTAGGTGTTGTAGCCCCAGGCCCACAGCGTGCCATCCGAGCGCAAGGCCAGCGAGTGCTTGTAGCCCGCAGCCACGGCCACCACTCCACTCAGCCCCTGCACCTGCACCGGCACTCTGCGGAGGGTCGTCGTCCCGTCCCCCAGCTGGCCGTAATCATTGGCGCCCCAGGCCCACACCGTGCCGTCCGAGCGCAAGGCCAGCGAGTGCTCGTCGCCCGCGGCCACAGCCACTCCCCCGCTCAACCCCGACACTGGCACCGGGACTACGCGCGTGAACGAGGAGCCATCCCCCACCTGCCCCTTGGCGTTGGAGCCCCATGCCCACACCGTGCCGTCCGAGCGCAGAGCCAGCGAGTGCTTCAAACCTGCGGCCACGGCCACCCCCCCGCTCAACCCTGGCACTGGCATGGGCACAAAGCGGTCGGTCGTCGTCCCGTCCCCCAGCTGGAAGAGGCGGTTGGAGCCCCAGGCCCACACCGTGCCGTCCGAGCTCACGGCCAGCGAGTGCTCGAAGCCCGCGGCCACGGCCACCCCCGCGCTCACCCCGGACACTGGCACGGGCGCAGCGCGGGAGTACGTGGTGCCATCTCCCCGCTTTCCGTTTTCGTTGGAGCCCCAGGCCCACACCGTGCCGTCCGAGCGCAAGGCCAGCGAGTGATCGAAGCCTGCGGCCACGGCCTCCACCCCGCTCACCTGCACCAGCACCGGCAGCATGCGCCTGTCCGTGGTGTGATCCCCCAACTGGCCGACGGAGTTGGAGCCCCAGCCCCACAGGGTGCCGTCGGAGCGCAAGG contains these protein-coding regions:
- a CDS encoding cupin domain-containing protein: MKLLTATVGSLALLAPAFAQTNQRGAAKGAGAPPAASRENPQGLSITRSGSQPSSKGSAENFTGSVRVDPLFQANAPSRTSGAYVTFEPGARSAWHTHPLGQTLVVTAGFGRVQRWGGPIQELRPGDVVWTPPGEKHWHGASPNTAMTHIAIQENVDGKAVEWMEKVSDAQYLGRP
- a CDS encoding aldo/keto reductase, whose translation is MQKRKLGKSNLEVSALGLGCMGLSFGYGPAVDKQQGIALIRAAVERGVTFFDTAEVYGPFTNEELVGEALAPFRKQVVIATKFGFKLDSNGRQAGMDSRPEHIKQVAEASLKRLKIDTIDLFYQHRVDPAVPIEDVAGAVKDLIQEGKVKHFGLSEPGAKTIRRAHAVLPVTAVQSEYSLWTRGPEAEVLPTLEELGIGFVPFSPLGKGFLTGKMNEQTSFNKSDFRNSLPRFKPEALKANQTLVELLGKVAERKKATPAQIALAWLLAQKPWIVPIPGTTKLNRLEENLEAANVELTPDDLGEITSAASKITVQGARYPEHLERTTGL
- a CDS encoding RCC1 repeat-containing protein, coding for MSRVLGVCLALTSTLWGAQAQTRIDGGRAHSLALRPDGTVWTVGGTSGGQSNGTVPVQVQGLSGVASVAAGASNSLALRSDGTVWAWSYNSSGQLGLPVQVQGLSGVVAVAAGDSHSLAVRSDGTVWAWGDNSSGQLGDGTTTKRSLPVQVQGLSGVVTVAAGYAHSLAVLSDGTVWAWGYNSYGQLGDGTTSYRTLPVPVQGLSGVVAVAGGGLHSLALRSDGTVWAWGSNTSGQLGDNTTSYHKVPAQVQGVSGVESVAAGDEHSLALRSDGTLWGWGSNSVGQLGDHTTDRRMLPVLVQVSGVEAVAAGFDHSLALRSDGTVWAWGSNENGKRGDGTTYSRAAPVPVSGVSAGVAVAAGFEHSLAVSSDGTVWAWGSNRLFQLGDGTTTDRFVPMPVPGLSGGVAVAAGLKHSLALRSDGTVWAWGSNAKGQVGDGSSFTRVVPVPVSGLSGGVAVAAGDEHSLALRSDGTVWAWGANDYGQLGDGTTTLRRVPVQVQGLSGVVAVAAGYKHSLALRSDGTLWAWGYNTYGQLGDGTTTRRTLPVQVPGLSGVVAVAAGYLHSLAVLSDGTVWAWGANSSGQLGDGTITTRLVPGKVQGLTGGVRVAAGDAHSLAVRSDGTVWAWGTNASGQLGDGTTSTRKVPVQVQGLSGAMGVAVSCSHSLVNAAHSLALRSDGVGWAWGSNAYGQLGNGGDTLYTTTPTLSLL
- a CDS encoding carboxypeptidase-like regulatory domain-containing protein, encoding MSLSKFAAGKWLLLCGVLGGAVALGGACGSPEAEVELQAQESQSLIACNRVVGATTICGTVTNASGAAIAGAQVNLQGVLTTTASDGSFSVTSASLTPGAPLTISAVGYMPHVGAVTRDVLGARFTLQTLYRQTFSGGIVTVTDPRSGAGIRVDLGKLASTTGQTIVSPFTVGVRYIDTGLLAMPGADGAINLSGQPVFLETRGAIYTEVRDAAGRLLKLAAGTTAQAFIPIAGSMNASSPASIALWSMPVGSNQWRQQPATASKTTNPSRCTVGQAPACSADQCDPAATNRYTGNTNEIGFINADIEKVNPACIRIVLNAAALPPGTPLPVCLDLEIAIPGGGTQTRTVCVGDGTDVMYNLPPNANITVRQATGYGCPPPPSTSLVVNTGAPWGGTGVPAPAQCNGVLTLPPLP
- a CDS encoding Na+/H+ antiporter; translated protein: MHVFEIIIALLLAGAGLTALSKRIGVPYPAMVALAGAGLALVPGTPTLVLDPELALTLFVAPVLLDAAFDSSPRDLWANWRTVAGLAIGAVGLTIAAVALVARLLVPDMPWAVAIALGAIVAPPDAAAATAVLKQLRPPHRLLVILEGESLFNDASALLVYRLAVGAALAGTMSPASAIPMLFVVTVGSVVLAFVLSSVVIRVTARIQDVSIAVVVQFCGTFAVWLLAERLHLSGILTVVVFAMVTSRRVADIIPARIRIPSYAVWEFAVFVLNVLAFILVGFQLKGILGRIDSRTLLEYSGIAAAVCTATIVARIAWVSAAAAFSRWWCSRPAPGRAPGHQDKVGLSRGAAAVVGWCGMRGIVTLAAALALPAGGADGAAFPYRDLILFTAFAVVLGTLVVQGMSLRPLMSMLRLEDDGSVEREVRLARVETLRAALSATSEQPGDGDEMSGLLRRRYEVMLRRAQAELAGGVSVPHGAATVEGPTPDADVAIVRRATSAERQRLLALRADGTIGDAAFQRVEQELDLEELDLQQLTPSADSGSAS
- a CDS encoding carboxymuconolactone decarboxylase family protein, whose translation is MDNKKPVTAAQKALGDFAPKLVELTDDVLFGDVWERPQLSKRDRSLITCAALVATGKTEQMAFHFPRAIENGVTQEDLVELITHLAFYVGWPNAMSAISRAKELLAKSQP